TGATGCGCGCCGGGCGTCAATTGGCGACCGCCGCCGGGTTGGCCGGCCTGTTGCCGCCGGCCGTGCTGGCAAGCGACCGCGCGGCCAGGATCGCCAGCGACATCGCACCGGCCATTGCTGCAGCCATCGCTGCCGAGATCGACACGTTGCGCCAGTTGCGGGCAGCGCGCGAGCGCGAGGAACAGCGCATTTTCGAGGCCTGCCGCGGCGTCGGCCTCGCCGTCGACCGGCTGGAGCAGGCGCGTTTCACCGCCGCCGAGCCGGCGGCAAGACGTGGGCTGGAACAGGCGGCGAAAACCTTGCGCCGCGCCATCCAGGCCAAGGACGTGCATGCGAGCCGGTGAACAGGGTCTAGGAGGAAGACATGCAACCCACATCCCTCAAAATACCGGATGGCACCATTGAGGTCGCAGGCCGGTTCTACCTGCCTGACGCGAAAGGCAATCTGGTGCCACTGGAGAGCATCAAGCCCGCCGACAAGCTTCAAGACGAGACCGTGCGTAAGGTGATGGGACATGCCCGCGACCTTTCTGCTCGGATCGCGCGCTTCAAGCAGCACACCTTCGATGATCTATCGGCTTTCGAGCAACTGCTGGCGCAAGAATATGACGCCAAGGTCGGCGGCGCGAAGGGCAACAAGACCTTCATGACCTTCGACGGACTTCTGAAGATCTCGGTTCAGGTGCAGGACCATCTCGACTTCGGCCCGCAACTACAGATCGCCAAGAGGCTGATCGACGACTGCCTGCTCGAGTGGACGGCTGACAGCCGCTTCGAGATCCGCACCATCGTCACGCGCGCCTTCAACGTTGACAAAAGTGGACAGATCAACCGCGCCGAGATCTTTGCGCTGTTGCGCCACGACATCGACGACGAGCGT
The genomic region above belongs to Mesorhizobium terrae and contains:
- a CDS encoding DUF3164 family protein yields the protein MQPTSLKIPDGTIEVAGRFYLPDAKGNLVPLESIKPADKLQDETVRKVMGHARDLSARIARFKQHTFDDLSAFEQLLAQEYDAKVGGAKGNKTFMTFDGLLKISVQVQDHLDFGPQLQIAKRLIDDCLLEWTADSRFEIRTIVTRAFNVDKSGQINRAEIFALLRHDIDDERWASAMAAIRDAIRVVGSKTYVRCYERVSLDAEWRAVTIDLAKA